The sequence below is a genomic window from Paenibacillus silvisoli.
ATAAACAATTTCGCTACGATGCCGACTCTCATGCTTGCGCCTCGAATTTGTAGCCTGTCCGCACGACCGTGACGATCATGCCGGCTTTATCGCCGAGCTTATTGCGCAGGTTTCGGATATGCGTGTTTACCGTGCGATCGTCCCCGGCATATTCATAGCCCCATATTTTCGTAATCAACTGCTCGCGGGTAATGACATTGCCTTGATTTTGCATGAGGTACGCGAGAATTTCGAATTCCGTATGCGTGAAGCTGACAGGCGTCCCCTCAACCGCAACGGTCCTCGATGGAAAATGAACCCGAATGCCATTGATCGTTAACGCGGCGTCATCCGGCTGCTGAACCGGCTTTCCGACTCGGCCGCGACTTTCCAGCAGCCTCTTCGCTCTCGCGAGAAGGACAAGCGGACTGTACGGCTTCGTCACATAATCGTCGGCGCCAAGCTCAAAGCCGAGCAGCGTGTCTTCTTCATCGACCCGGGCCGTCAGCATAATAATCGGGATGTCCGATTGTTTGCGGATGCGCCGGCAAACCGACCATCCGTCCAGCTCCGGCAGCATAATGTCCAGCACGACCAAATCCACGTTCTGCTCTTGGAACAGCTTCAGCGCCGCTTTGCCATCCGCTGCCTCAAGCACCTTATAGCCTTCATTTAAAAAATAATCTTTGCTAATTTCGCGCAGGATGTCTTCGTCCTCGACGATCAAGATGGTTTTCATTGTAAGCTCCCGTTTGCCGTATTTGTAAGCCACCAGTTTAACGAGCATGAATCAAGATGGCATGAAGGAGAGATAAAGATAAGATGAAGAACGATTTATGTATTCGGCTATTACCATAACCGATTTTATGCTAGAAACCAAAAAAGCCGCGGGTTGCGCGGCTCTCATCTCAGGAACGGGTTTACTTTATGTCAGTAGGACCACCTTATCTTTTTTGAAAAACCACAGGTAAAACCGACGCGATAAATAGAATGTAATGAGCAGCGTGATCCAAGTCCAATACCATTGCCAGTGAATAAAGCGGATTAAATCGGTGTACCTCTCCAACAAAACCTCCAACGCTGTCATCCAGCTCGGAAACAGCAAGATCCAACACAGCTTAAGGAATGGGCCTTTGTTTGTTGGAAATCGGAGGTTATACACAATACAGATGGCCGGGAAAATAAAGTATTCAAATGAAAAGCTGGTCCGCGTCGCATACGGAAACTCGCGAACAGGGTATTCAATCAGTTTAAACTGGACCACCGTAAGACCCAATAGCCAGGTTAGTACCTGTTTAAACAAAAAAACGACCGCTGCTTCGCGTATTTGATTTCGCCGGGTCGTAAACACGACAAGACCTATTGTAATGATCCAGATCAAAATGAGAATTGCATGTTCGAGCAGCATTAGCTAGCCATCCTTATTGTTCATGTTTAATCCTGCTAATCCGAAAGCAAAGTGGTGCCACAGAATACGCTCCACCGAGTCGCTTTGTTCTTCTTTGCATTCCACAATGAGTGTTATCGTTCCGCTTGTTTAGGTAAATTATTCCCAAGTCCGGAAGCGAAGGAATAATATCATATACCGGAAACACACTAGTTATAATCCGATAAATCTGACTGCATGAATGTTGTTGTTGACGGCAGCTTCGTTCTGAACTAAACTAAACTTAGTACCTGATACTAATACCAGATGCCAAAGGAGTTGAAAGTTCGATGCTGCATGAATCTCTGCACTCAGTGGCTGCCATTACGGCGTTTGGCGCTTACGTTCCCGACCGCGTGCTCTCGAATCATGATTTGGAAGCTATGGTGGATACGAGCGATGAATGGATTTTCCAGCGCACCGGCATTAAAGAAAGGCGCATCGCCTCGGAGGAGCAGTACTGCAGCGATATGTGCTTCGGCGCCGTGCGCAACCTGCAGCTTCGCTACGGCGTCGTGCTCGAGGACGTCGATTTCGTGCTCGTCGCCACAACGACTCCCGACACGTTCTTTCCCAGCATGTCTGCGCGCGTACAAGCGGAGTTCGGCATCGCTCGCTGCGGGGCGGTCGATATCCAAGCCGCATGCGCCGGATTCGTATCCGCGCTGCAGCTGGCCAACGGACTCCTGCTTTCCGGCGTTTATCATAAAATTTTAGTCATCGGCGCTGAAACGCTGTCTAAAGCAACGGACTATACGGACCGCACAACCTGCATCCTGTTCGGCGACGGTGCCGGCGCGGCGCTCGTCGAACGCCGCGAAGAAGGGGCGTTTCTCGCCTCTTACTCGGCAACGAACGGCTCGGACGGACGGCATTTGTACCGCTCCAGCCTCGCCCCTTCCATCGGCGGCCAACCGATTCAGCAGAACGGTTACATCGTGCAAAACGGCCGCGAGGTTTACCGCTGGGCGGTAACGACCGTGCCGAAAGGCATTCAGGAGCTGCTGACGCGCAGCGGCTATACCGTCGAGGAGATCGATTGGTTCGTTCCGCACAGCGCCAACATGCGGATCGTCGAATCGATATGCGAGCGGACGGGCATCCCGCTGGAGAAGTCGCTGACTAGCATGATGCAATACGGCAACACCTCGGCGGCCTCGATTCCGCTGGCGCTCGATTTGGCGCTTCAAGAAGGCCGGATTCGTACGGGCGATCTCATGCTGCTTTACGGCTTCGGCGGCGGCCTGACGGAATCCGCGCTGCTGCTGCGTTGGACGCTTTGAGAGACTTCGTTCGGCCCTTGCCATAAAGTACATGGCAGGGGCTGATTTGTTTTATTTTGTCGATTGGGGGCAAACGAAGTATAATAACAGAAAGCATCATTACAAGAATAAGAGAAAGCGAAGGTAGCCCGCTTATGAATCTGAAAGAGGCCTATGAGCTGCTTGGCCTTCCCGAAGGCGCAGCGAAAGAAGAAGTGGAGAAACGCTATTTTATTCTGATCCGCCGCGACCGCGGCAGCAAGCAGCGCGAAACGACCGAGCATGCCGAAGCGCAGGGTATCAACATCGAAGACATCAACAAGGCGTACAAGCTCATTTTGGAAGCGGAAGATCAGAAGACGACGGAGCAATTCAATGAAGCAAACTACGGCAAATATAAGGCAATGGGGCCGATGGTTCAGAAGACGGAACATTTTTTCAGCTATTATAAATTCCATGTGCTTGGCGCCATTGCGATTATTGCCGCTCTTATTTATGGGATCAATGCGTATATCGACCACCGTCAAGAACAGGAGAGGCTGGCCAATCTGCCGCCGGTCGATGTAAGCGTCTCCTTCTTCGGCGAATACTACAGCTCGGACGGCACGTATCCGATGTCCGATCTGAAGCCGCTCGAGGATCGGTTTCTCTCGCAGTTCCCGGACTGGAAGCGCGTGACGGTGTTCTTCACGTACGTACCGTCGCAAATGAACAGTCAGCAGGACACCGCCATGATTCAGAAAAGCATCATCGACCTGATGATGAATAAGGCGGATGTCTACATTATGGATAAAGAGAATTTCAATAAGCTCGCCCGGGACGGCTCGCTCCTCCCGCTCGACGGCAGCAACGAAAGCAAGCTCGGGGCAGGCTACAAGCCGGAGCTGGCGCTGAAAGCTTCGACGGAGGACGTGCCGGAGCAGCATGTGTACGGCGTCGACATCTCGGCGAGCCCACTGCTGGAAGGCTTGCCGGTGATCGGCAAAGAATACGTCGCCGGCATTCGCATCAACGGCGAGAAGCGCGACAACGCGTTTAAGTTTATTTCGGAGTATTTGGAGCCTGCCGCGGCGGCGAAATAGCGCGTAGGGCTGGAAGGGCAGCGCCCCGTCAACGTTTGTTGACGGGGTGCTGTTTTTTTTGTTGTATGCTGAGAGCGGTTATGCCGCTGTCAGCTGTCAAACTAGCTGATTATAGGGCTCGATAGCGGGTATTCCGCTATTGGTTGGTCGTTTCGCGCCGTAAGGACGCTGCACTTGGGAAGATTGCTTGCTGAGAGCGGTTATTCCGCTCTTAGCTGTCAAACTAGCTGATTTGGGGGCTCGATAGCGGTATTCCGCTATTGGCTGGTCGTTTCGCGCCGAAAGGACGCTGCACGCGGGAAGATTGCCTGCTGAGAGCGGTTATCCCGCTCTCAGCTTTCAAACCAGCTGATTTGGGGGCTCGATAGCGGATATTCCGCTATTGGCTGGTCGTTTCGCGCCGAAAGGACGCTGCACGCGGGAAGATTGCCTGCTGAGAGCGGTTATCCCGCTCTCAGCTTTCAAACCAGCTGATTTGGGGGCTCAATAGCGGATATTCCGCTATTGGCTGGTCGTTTCGCGCCGAAAGGACGCTGCACGCGGGAAGATTGCCTGCTGAGAGCGGTTATCCCGCTCTCAGCTGTCAAACCAGCTGATTTGGGGGCTCGATAGCGGTTATTCCGCTATTGGTGACCGTTTCGCCCACTAGGTGGTGGCTTCACCGCAAGACGTGCGCACCACTCGTGCTGAATGCATCTTTTCATGCTCTCAGCCTATTTTTTCGAAGGTTTCGCCGCTGAGTGCACGTTTTCGTGCTCCCAGCATACGGCGACGGTCGATATTAGTTAGTTTCAGGAGCTGAGCGCATCATTCCGTGCTCTCAGCCCATTTTTTTGACTGTTTCGCCGCTGAGTGCACGTTTTCATGCTCCCAGCATCCGGCGATGGTCGATATTAGTTAGTTTTGGATCAGAGCGCACCATTCCGTGCTCTCAGCCTATTTTCCAGACGGCATGCTGAGCGCACGTTTTCGTGCTCTCTCTCTCTCTCTCTCTCAGCACCCAGCTTGCTTGCTAGCGAGAGTCGGAAACGCCGACGCTCGCGCGCAAACCTGGCCCCATCCCCCAGTGAGCGTCGGAATACCCGACGCTCACACCTCCCACGGGGCGATTCCCTGCCCCAAACAAAAGCGAGAGTCGGAAAATCCGACTCTCGCACGTATAATTGCCCCTATTCTCATCCGAGAGTCATAATCCCCGACTCTCGCAAACCCCACTGGCCAAGGCGCGAGCAGCCAGCCCACGCCCACTCGCTCTGCCCTATCCACAGCGCCCCCGCGCTGCCCTAACCCGCAGCGCCCTCCGCTTGCAGCGCAAGATGCTTCAGACCGGTATACCGGTCCCGCAGCTTGTGCGCTTCCTGCAGCGCTTCGGCGATGAGCGCATCCGCGAGGCCGATGTCCGCCGGATCGGCCGGGCCTCCCGCTTCGCGCAGCCAAGCGCGCAGCAGGTCCGGCTGCGGCAGCTCGCCGTAGATGCCGGGATACGCGTCCGCAAGCCGCTCCCGGTATAGGCCGGCGAGCAGCACCGAAGCAACGCCGACCTTGGCGCCGTGCAGCAGCTGCCTGCGGCCTTCCTTCAAGTAAGCCATCTCGAAATGGTGCGAGAGATGGTGCTCCCCGCCCGAAGCCGGCCGCGAATGGCCGACGAGCAGCATCGACCAGCCGGAGAGCAGCAGCGCCTCCATCAGAATGGCAACCCCCGCATGGGAGCCTCGCGAAATCTCGTCCACAGCTTCAATGCACGAAGCGAGCGCCTGCTCGGTCAGCTCGTAAGCCAACGGGCAGAACGGCTCGCCGGCCAACTCGTTCGAGAACCTCCAATCGGCAAGCGACGTAAACTTGCCGAGCATATCCGCGAAGCCGGCAGCCGTTAGACGCTGCGGAGCCGCCGCCAAAACATCCAGATCCGCGAAAATCGCGCAAGGCGCAATTGCGGGAACGGTAACTTTGACGCCGTTCACGATGATCGGAGCGCCAACCGAGGTGAATCCGTCGACAGAGGCCGCCGTCGGCACCGAAATAAAATCCCGCCCGGTCTGGCAGCAAACGAACCGTACGATATCGTGAATCGTCCCCGAGCCGACAGCGACCAGCGCCTGCACATACAACGGCGCTTCCAGCATCAGCTGTACGATCGTCCGCTCATCCGCAATCACGTCGCCCTGGCTGTTCGGCGCAAGCGTGCACACCCGGAAAGCCGCGCCTGCCGCTTCCAAATTCGCGGCAAGCTGCTTCCCCGCGGCTTCCCACGTATTCGCATCGACGACCAGCACGACTTCGCCGTAACCCTTCTCCTGCAAATAGGGGGCTAGCGCCCGGAGCGCGCCCGCTTCCAAAACGGCCTCCATCACGATCGGAGCATGCTTCACCCCATCCGGCCGAGCCGCCGCAGCCGCATTCACTTCCGCCAAAGCCTCTTGAATATTCACCATCCACCAGCTCCCCGACAAATGCGATTGTTAACTTAACAAAATCTTTAGGTCTAATTACCTGTCTTTTTGTTCAATTCCTATTATTTTCCATGCAAATAGTCCTGCATATCGGTATAATCCTCACCGGAGACGAAGTATCGCCGCAAAAGGCGCATCCCAGGCGTCGTCGTCTCTTCTAGTATACATAGAAATGGAGATAGGGTCATGAAATTCATTACGCAATTTTCGCTGCGAAATCCGGTAGCCATCGTGCTGCTGGTCATCTTAATCGCAGCGGGCGGCATGTATTCCGCAACACGTTTTAAGCAAGAGCAGCAGCCGGAGATCACGTTCCCCGGCATCATGGTAACGGCGGTTTACCCGGGCGCGGCGCCGAACGAGGTGCTCAACCAAGTTACGCTGCCCATCGAGAAGGTGCTGCAAAATGTCGAGGGCATCAAGAACGTAACCTCCTCCTCGGCAAACAGCACCTCCTTCCTCCAGCTGGAGTTCGGCTACAACGACGACATGAAGGAGAAGCAGGACGAAGTCAGCCGCGCGCTCTCCGATGCCCGTCTCCCGGAAAATGTGGAGAAGCCGCTTGTCCAGTACTTCTCGACGACGAATCAACCGATCATGTACACGACCGTATCCGCAAACGAAGGCGTATCCGAAGAAGAACTGGCGGAAATCGTGAAAACCAAGCTGCAGCCGAATTTGCAGGCGATCGAAGGCATCAGCAACGTGCACGCGATCGGCCTGCAGGATGAAGGCATCTATATTCGACTTCACGCCGAAGAAATGACGAAGCACGGCATCACGCACGAGCAGGTCATGATGGCGCTGCAGGCAAACAACATATCCGTGCCGCTCGGCGAAGCCAAGCTGGCGCAGACGACAATGCCCGTCTTCGTGCAAGGCGACCTGCGCTCGATCGACCAGCTTCGGGAATGGCGCCTCACCTCCAGCGGCGACGTCAAGCTGACCGATATCGCCGACATCGAGGAAGGCAAAGATTTGCAGGTCATCAGCCAAACGAACGGCAGCCCGAGCATTACGCTCAATATCGTCAAAGCCGGCAACGCCAACACCGTCGAAGTGGCGGATCGCGTGCTGGAGGTGTATCAAGAGGAAGAGCAGAACGGCAAAATCAAATCGCTCATTATGTACAACCGCGCGACGGACGTCAAAGAGTCGGTCAGCACGCTGGTCCGCGAAGGCACGCTCGGCGCGTTGTTCGCCTCGCTGCTGATTCTGTTTTTTCTGCGCAATTTCAGAGCGACGCTTATCGCGATCGTCTCCATCCCGCTTTCGATGCTGATGGCGATGATTTGCTTGCACTATTTTACCGATGTCACGCTTAACATTATGACGCTTGGCGGACTTGCGGTCGCGACAGGCCGCGTCGTGGACGACAGCATCGTCGTCATCGAAAATCTCGTGCGCCGCATGAGAGGCGAACGAATGACGAAGGAGATGATTTTGTCCGCGACGGCCGAAGTCGGCAAAGCCATAACATCCTCGACGATTACAACCGTAGCCGTCTTCGCGCCGCTCGGCCTGCTCTCGGGCATGATCGGCGGGTATTTCCGCCCATTCGCGCTAACGGTCGCTTTCGCGCTCATCTCCTCGCTGCTCGTCGCGCTTACGGTCGTTCCGCTCATGGCCTATGCCCTCATGAAGAACGCGAAGCCGAACGAACATCGCGAGTCGGCCGTCAGCATCGGCTACAAACGCGTGCTGCGCTGGTCGTTGAATCATAAGGCGATCGTGCTGTTCACCGCCTTCCTGCTGTTCATCGGCAGCCTCGTCCCGATCTTCGCAGGCAAAGTCGGCGTGGTGCTGCTGCCGGAGCAGGAGTATAAATATATGTTCGCGACGCTGAAGCTTCCGAAGGACGCCAGCCTGCAAACGACGCAAGCGGAAGCGGATCGCTTGGACGCCATTATCCGCGAGCAAAAACAGGTTGAGAATACGAACCTCACCGTCGGCGGCAGCTTCTCCGGCGGCACCGAGCAGGCCAATATGGCCGAATGGTTCATCGGGCTTCGCCCGGATACGGATTTGGACGCTTTTATCGACGCGATTAGTCCGAAGGCGCAAGTGGCCGAAGGCAGCGAATTCAGCTTAGTCAAAGACGATATGACCGGCGGCGGCGTGATCTCGATTGAGGTGACGGGCTCTTCCCCGGCCGATATCCGCAAGGCGACGGAGCTAGTAACCGAAGCCGTCGCAAGCCTTGCGGGGACGGAGAAAGCAGCCAACAATCTCTCGGACGGCATCAAAGGCATCGCCATCGAAGTGCGCCAAGCGGATGCAGCCGCACTCGGGCTGTCGGCCGCGCAAGCATCCGCCCAGCTGCGACCGTTCCTGTCCGAGACGCCTGCGGGCCGCATCGAGAACGCATCGGGCAGCGCCAACGAGCTTTACCTGTCGCTTGACGGCGCATCGCTCGCTTCCGTAAGCGATATCGGGAAGCTGATGATCACGACGCCGATGGGCAGCCGCATCCAGGTGAGCGACATCGCGAAGGTGAGCGAGGTTCAGCTGCCGGGGACGCTGCAGTATAAGAACGGAGCGGAATTCGCTACCGTAACGGCCAAAATCACCGATAAAAACGCGAGCAAAGTGAACAACGCGTTGATCGAAAAGCTGGACGCATTGAAGCTTCCGGCAGGCGCCCATTATTCCATGGGAGGCAGCAACGCGGACGTGCAGCAAATGATGAGCGACATGCTCATGGCAATGCTCGTGGCGATCGGCATGGTCTACATCGTCATGGTTATCGCTTTCCGCGAAGGCCGCGCGCCGCTTGCCGTCCTGTTCTCCCTGCCGTTCGCGCTCATCGGCGGCTTGGCCGGAACGCTGATCGTCGGCGAACCGCTGTCGGTATCCAGCATGATCGGCTTCCTGATGCTGATCGGCATCGTCGTCACCAACGCGATCGTGCTGATCGAGCGCGTGCAGCAGCAAATCGAGCACGGCAGCACCATCCGCGAAGCTTTGATCGAAGCCGGGGGCATTCGTCTGCGTCCGATCCTCATGACGGCGATCGCGACGATTTGCGCCCTCATGCCGCTCGCGGTCGGTCTCGGCGGCGGAAGCATCATCTCGAGCGGCCTTGCCGTCGTCGTAATCGGCGGCCTGACCAGCTCGACCTTGCTGACGCTTGTCGTCGTGCCGGCCATCTACGAGCTGCTCTACTTCAAGCGTTCGCGCGAGCAGCGCATCCAACGCGCGATCACGCAAGCCGCATAATCCCTGCATGACAGCAAACCCGCCTCGCGCAGCAAGCGAGGCGGGTTTATTTTATGTCCCCGCGGCTTCAACGACTACCCAAGCGACTCTTAAACGGCTACATATACTAATCTAAGTGTCTGGTAGATAGGGAGGCTCGCATGCAATGAAGCTGCTGTTCACGTACTTTATACCAAGCGGCGGGATCGAAACGCTGAATCGGCTGCGTTACCACGCGCTGCGCTCGATTGGCGTCGAAGCGCACGCGCTTTATTTATGGGAAGGCGCAGGCCTGCAAAACATGCTGGGCATTCCTCATTATGTCACGAACAATAACGAGGACATTAAAGCGATTTTGGCTCAGCATCGTTATGACGCCATCATCGTCACTTGCGACCATCTGATGCTCGAGCGGCTGTACGGTCTCGGCTACAGAGGGACGATGATCTATGAGGCGCAAGGGCTCGGCACGAAGGAAGCCGCAGCGTCGACCTTCGCTTTTGCCTCCGGCTATATCCGGGCTTACGCCGGCGCCGCGCTCAGTCCGCCGACCTCGCATCTCATGGCGCTGTTCCAAACGTATCTGGGCGATTTCCCGCGCTTCTACGTGCAAAACATGATCGATACCGACAGCTTCGTCCACCTCGACGTTCCTCATCTGAAGCCGTCGGGCGCGCCGATACTCGGCTGGATCGGCCGTATGGAGCAGAACAAAAACTGGCCGCTCTATTTGCGAATTTGCAGCGCGCTCGTCGCCGGACGGCCGGACCTCCAGCTGTGGGTTTTCGAGGACGCCACGTTATCGGAGCCGGGAGAGCGGGATCGTTTCTACGCCATGCTCTCTGAACTGAATTTGCAAAACCATATAACGATACGCTCCAACATGCCGCACAGCCACATGCCCCACTATTTATCCGCGATCGCCGATTCCGGTGGGATGCTGCTGTCCACCTCCATGACCGAAGGGTTCGGTTATGCCGTCGCGGAGGCGATGAGCTGCCGTTGTCCCGTACTGTCCACCGATTCCGACGGCGTCCGCTGCTTCATTACGCATAACGAGACGGGGAAATTTTTTAACGGCCAAACGGTTTGGGAAGCCGTCCAGGAAGCTAAGGAGCTAATGGACAACAAGCCGCTGAGAGCGAAGCTGATCGATAACGCCCAGGCGCATGTCCGCAAAGCGTTCTCGCCGGCCCGATATGCCGCGGATATTCGCAACATCCTTATCGCGCTGAGATTGATGCCCTATCAATAACCCGGCAAAAATAGTCGTTCGGCTACGAACAGCCGCTGAGTCTGCGTTCGCCCTGTCCCCATATAGTAAGGGTAGAACTGAAACTGTCGAGGTGAATGACCATGCTGCCTAAAGTGTCGATCATCATCCCCTTCTATAACGATCCCTACGTCGACCAAGCCATCGTCAGCGCACTCTATCAAACG
It includes:
- a CDS encoding glycosyltransferase family 4 protein, whose translation is MKLLFTYFIPSGGIETLNRLRYHALRSIGVEAHALYLWEGAGLQNMLGIPHYVTNNNEDIKAILAQHRYDAIIVTCDHLMLERLYGLGYRGTMIYEAQGLGTKEAAASTFAFASGYIRAYAGAALSPPTSHLMALFQTYLGDFPRFYVQNMIDTDSFVHLDVPHLKPSGAPILGWIGRMEQNKNWPLYLRICSALVAGRPDLQLWVFEDATLSEPGERDRFYAMLSELNLQNHITIRSNMPHSHMPHYLSAIADSGGMLLSTSMTEGFGYAVAEAMSCRCPVLSTDSDGVRCFITHNETGKFFNGQTVWEAVQEAKELMDNKPLRAKLIDNAQAHVRKAFSPARYAADIRNILIALRLMPYQ
- a CDS encoding response regulator transcription factor, which produces MKTILIVEDEDILREISKDYFLNEGYKVLEAADGKAALKLFQEQNVDLVVLDIMLPELDGWSVCRRIRKQSDIPIIMLTARVDEEDTLLGFELGADDYVTKPYSPLVLLARAKRLLESRGRVGKPVQQPDDAALTINGIRVHFPSRTVAVEGTPVSFTHTEFEILAYLMQNQGNVITREQLITKIWGYEYAGDDRTVNTHIRNLRNKLGDKAGMIVTVVRTGYKFEAQA
- a CDS encoding sn-glycerol-1-phosphate dehydrogenase; protein product: MVNIQEALAEVNAAAAARPDGVKHAPIVMEAVLEAGALRALAPYLQEKGYGEVVLVVDANTWEAAGKQLAANLEAAGAAFRVCTLAPNSQGDVIADERTIVQLMLEAPLYVQALVAVGSGTIHDIVRFVCCQTGRDFISVPTAASVDGFTSVGAPIIVNGVKVTVPAIAPCAIFADLDVLAAAPQRLTAAGFADMLGKFTSLADWRFSNELAGEPFCPLAYELTEQALASCIEAVDEISRGSHAGVAILMEALLLSGWSMLLVGHSRPASGGEHHLSHHFEMAYLKEGRRQLLHGAKVGVASVLLAGLYRERLADAYPGIYGELPQPDLLRAWLREAGGPADPADIGLADALIAEALQEAHKLRDRYTGLKHLALQAEGAAG
- a CDS encoding efflux RND transporter permease subunit; this encodes MKFITQFSLRNPVAIVLLVILIAAGGMYSATRFKQEQQPEITFPGIMVTAVYPGAAPNEVLNQVTLPIEKVLQNVEGIKNVTSSSANSTSFLQLEFGYNDDMKEKQDEVSRALSDARLPENVEKPLVQYFSTTNQPIMYTTVSANEGVSEEELAEIVKTKLQPNLQAIEGISNVHAIGLQDEGIYIRLHAEEMTKHGITHEQVMMALQANNISVPLGEAKLAQTTMPVFVQGDLRSIDQLREWRLTSSGDVKLTDIADIEEGKDLQVISQTNGSPSITLNIVKAGNANTVEVADRVLEVYQEEEQNGKIKSLIMYNRATDVKESVSTLVREGTLGALFASLLILFFLRNFRATLIAIVSIPLSMLMAMICLHYFTDVTLNIMTLGGLAVATGRVVDDSIVVIENLVRRMRGERMTKEMILSATAEVGKAITSSTITTVAVFAPLGLLSGMIGGYFRPFALTVAFALISSLLVALTVVPLMAYALMKNAKPNEHRESAVSIGYKRVLRWSLNHKAIVLFTAFLLFIGSLVPIFAGKVGVVLLPEQEYKYMFATLKLPKDASLQTTQAEADRLDAIIREQKQVENTNLTVGGSFSGGTEQANMAEWFIGLRPDTDLDAFIDAISPKAQVAEGSEFSLVKDDMTGGGVISIEVTGSSPADIRKATELVTEAVASLAGTEKAANNLSDGIKGIAIEVRQADAAALGLSAAQASAQLRPFLSETPAGRIENASGSANELYLSLDGASLASVSDIGKLMITTPMGSRIQVSDIAKVSEVQLPGTLQYKNGAEFATVTAKITDKNASKVNNALIEKLDALKLPAGAHYSMGGSNADVQQMMSDMLMAMLVAIGMVYIVMVIAFREGRAPLAVLFSLPFALIGGLAGTLIVGEPLSVSSMIGFLMLIGIVVTNAIVLIERVQQQIEHGSTIREALIEAGGIRLRPILMTAIATICALMPLAVGLGGGSIISSGLAVVVIGGLTSSTLLTLVVVPAIYELLYFKRSREQRIQRAITQAA
- a CDS encoding J domain-containing protein, with protein sequence MNLKEAYELLGLPEGAAKEEVEKRYFILIRRDRGSKQRETTEHAEAQGINIEDINKAYKLILEAEDQKTTEQFNEANYGKYKAMGPMVQKTEHFFSYYKFHVLGAIAIIAALIYGINAYIDHRQEQERLANLPPVDVSVSFFGEYYSSDGTYPMSDLKPLEDRFLSQFPDWKRVTVFFTYVPSQMNSQQDTAMIQKSIIDLMMNKADVYIMDKENFNKLARDGSLLPLDGSNESKLGAGYKPELALKASTEDVPEQHVYGVDISASPLLEGLPVIGKEYVAGIRINGEKRDNAFKFISEYLEPAAAAK
- a CDS encoding CBO0543 family protein; protein product: MLLEHAILILIWIITIGLVVFTTRRNQIREAAVVFLFKQVLTWLLGLTVVQFKLIEYPVREFPYATRTSFSFEYFIFPAICIVYNLRFPTNKGPFLKLCWILLFPSWMTALEVLLERYTDLIRFIHWQWYWTWITLLITFYLSRRFYLWFFKKDKVVLLT
- a CDS encoding ketoacyl-ACP synthase III, which produces MLHESLHSVAAITAFGAYVPDRVLSNHDLEAMVDTSDEWIFQRTGIKERRIASEEQYCSDMCFGAVRNLQLRYGVVLEDVDFVLVATTTPDTFFPSMSARVQAEFGIARCGAVDIQAACAGFVSALQLANGLLLSGVYHKILVIGAETLSKATDYTDRTTCILFGDGAGAALVERREEGAFLASYSATNGSDGRHLYRSSLAPSIGGQPIQQNGYIVQNGREVYRWAVTTVPKGIQELLTRSGYTVEEIDWFVPHSANMRIVESICERTGIPLEKSLTSMMQYGNTSAASIPLALDLALQEGRIRTGDLMLLYGFGGGLTESALLLRWTL